A genome region from Crossiella equi includes the following:
- a CDS encoding DUF881 domain-containing protein, translated as MSEIPATSEAKELGILGQLLGDHLDAGYDAAHRRRDGQPPKRGPAHRAWLVGGALVAGLLLGVAASDASQRAPGADQARRSLADDVAQARSVTDGLSRQADELAKAVETAREKALQGNTSGRGELDRLTALNEAAGAVAVRGPGLALTVRDPVDRGQDQRGEHAQTVLDRDLQVLVNALWGSGAEAIAVGGVRLQPRATIRQAGGAMLVDNRPITQPYVLEAIGEPTEMRAALLATEAYRRFLGFAADYGTVFLVEQRGELTLPAAIIGEADKARIITPSGTPPTSTPPTSTPQTSAPRTTTGRKPPTTTTSSSTPGGKR; from the coding sequence GTGTCTGAGATCCCGGCGACGTCCGAAGCCAAAGAGCTCGGCATCCTCGGCCAGCTGCTCGGCGACCACCTCGACGCGGGCTACGACGCCGCCCACCGGCGCCGTGACGGCCAGCCGCCGAAGCGGGGCCCGGCCCACCGCGCCTGGCTCGTCGGCGGCGCGCTGGTGGCGGGGCTGCTGCTGGGCGTGGCCGCCTCCGACGCCTCCCAGCGCGCCCCCGGTGCCGACCAGGCCCGGCGCAGCCTCGCCGACGACGTCGCGCAGGCCCGCTCGGTCACCGACGGCCTCAGCCGCCAGGCCGACGAGCTGGCCAAGGCCGTCGAGACGGCCCGGGAGAAGGCCCTCCAGGGCAACACCTCCGGCCGGGGCGAGCTGGACCGGCTCACCGCCCTCAACGAGGCCGCGGGCGCCGTCGCGGTGCGCGGCCCGGGCCTGGCGCTCACCGTGCGCGACCCCGTCGACCGCGGCCAGGACCAGCGCGGCGAACACGCCCAGACCGTGCTCGACCGCGACCTCCAGGTGCTGGTCAACGCCCTGTGGGGGAGCGGGGCCGAGGCCATCGCGGTGGGCGGGGTGCGCCTGCAGCCCCGGGCCACCATCCGGCAGGCGGGCGGCGCGATGCTGGTGGACAACCGGCCGATCACCCAGCCGTACGTGCTGGAGGCCATCGGCGAGCCCACCGAGATGCGGGCCGCGCTGCTGGCCACCGAGGCCTACCGCCGCTTCCTCGGCTTCGCCGCCGACTACGGCACCGTGTTCCTGGTCGAGCAGCGCGGCGAGCTGACCCTGCCCGCCGCGATCATCGGCGAGGCGGACAAGGCGCGCATCATCACCCCGTCCGGCACCCCGCCCACCAGCACCCCGCCCACCAGCACCCCGCAGACCTCCGCCCCGCGCACCACCACGGGCCGGAAGCCGCCGACGACCACCACCAGCTCCAGCACACCGGGAGGAAAACGGTGA
- the gcvP gene encoding aminomethyl-transferring glycine dehydrogenase, protein MTQPHPDRIPLAALEHGTPFADRHVGPRPAELARMLDVVGVGSLEELAQRAIPSVIREGELALALPAPATETEALAELRALAARNTLKTPMIGLGYYGTHTPGVIKRNVLESPAWYTAYTPYQPEISQGRLEALLNFQTMVADLTGMETANASMLDEGTAAAEAMTLLRRAGRAKSPRFVVDADSLPQTIAVIQTRAEPLGIEIVLADLTQGLPEGEFFGVLLSYPGAGGEVRDYRALVEQAHERGAQVAVAADLLALTLLAAPGEWGADVVVGTTQRFGVPMGFGGPHAGYMAVRAGLERQLPGRLVGVSVDADGNKAYRLALQTREQHIRREKATSNICTAQVLLAVIAAMYAVYHGPDGLRAIATRVQRLATVLGAGLRAGGVDLVHDHFFDTVLAHVPGRAAEIVAGARALGVNLRFADDDHVGISCDETTTREHLALVWQAFGVTGDVDALDAATADALPAGLARTSEYLTHPVFHAHRSETALLRYLRSLSDKDVALDRSMIPLGSCTMKLNATAEMESITWPEFATLHPFAPAADAAGLLSLVEDLQRWLAEVTGYDAVSLQPNAGSQGEFAGLLAIRAYHRSRGQEARDVCLIPSSAHGTNAASAVMAGMRVIVVRCDDKGNIDLGHLRETVEAHKDDLAAIMITYPSTHGVYEETVAEVCGLVHDAGGQVYVDGANLNALVGLARPGKFGSDVSHLNLHKTFCIPHGGGGPGVGPIGVREHLAPFLPNHPLQPTAGPATGVGPISAAPWGSASILPISWAYVRMMGPDGLRRATLTAVAAANYVARRLDEHFPVLYTGEGGFVAHECILDLRPITKATGVTVDDVAKRLADYGIHAPTMSFPVAGTLMVEPTESEDLAEIERFVEAMIAIRGEIDKVGTGEWPVEDNPLRNAPHTAECLTGDWDHPYTRAEAAFPVQSDRPKIWPPVRRIDGAKGDRNLVCSCPPISAFES, encoded by the coding sequence ATGACCCAGCCGCACCCCGACCGCATCCCCCTTGCCGCGCTTGAGCACGGCACGCCCTTCGCGGACCGCCACGTCGGTCCCCGTCCCGCCGAACTGGCCCGGATGCTCGACGTCGTCGGGGTCGGCTCCCTGGAGGAACTGGCCCAGCGGGCCATCCCGTCGGTGATCCGCGAGGGCGAGCTGGCCCTCGCGCTGCCCGCCCCGGCCACCGAGACCGAGGCGCTGGCCGAGCTGCGCGCCCTGGCCGCGCGCAACACGCTGAAGACCCCGATGATCGGGCTCGGCTACTACGGCACCCACACCCCCGGTGTGATCAAGCGGAACGTGCTGGAGTCCCCGGCCTGGTACACCGCCTACACCCCGTACCAGCCGGAGATCTCGCAGGGCCGCCTCGAGGCGCTGCTCAACTTCCAGACCATGGTCGCCGACCTGACCGGCATGGAGACCGCGAACGCCTCCATGCTCGACGAGGGCACCGCGGCCGCCGAGGCCATGACCCTCCTCCGCCGCGCGGGCCGCGCCAAGTCCCCGCGCTTCGTGGTGGACGCCGACTCGCTGCCGCAGACCATCGCCGTCATCCAGACCCGCGCCGAGCCGCTGGGCATCGAGATCGTGCTGGCCGACCTCACCCAGGGCCTGCCCGAGGGCGAGTTCTTCGGCGTGCTGCTGTCCTACCCGGGCGCCGGTGGCGAGGTCCGCGACTACCGTGCCCTGGTCGAGCAGGCCCACGAGCGCGGTGCCCAGGTCGCGGTGGCCGCCGACCTGCTCGCGCTGACCCTGCTGGCCGCCCCCGGCGAGTGGGGCGCGGACGTGGTCGTCGGCACCACCCAGCGCTTCGGCGTGCCCATGGGCTTCGGCGGTCCGCACGCCGGGTACATGGCCGTGCGCGCCGGTCTGGAGCGCCAGCTGCCCGGCCGCCTGGTCGGGGTCAGCGTGGACGCCGACGGCAACAAGGCCTACCGCCTGGCGCTGCAGACCCGTGAACAGCACATCCGCCGCGAGAAGGCCACCAGCAACATCTGCACCGCGCAGGTGCTGCTGGCCGTGATCGCCGCGATGTACGCCGTCTACCACGGCCCGGACGGCCTGCGCGCCATCGCCACCCGCGTGCAGCGCCTGGCCACCGTGCTAGGCGCCGGTCTCCGCGCCGGGGGTGTCGACCTGGTGCACGACCACTTCTTCGACACCGTGCTCGCGCACGTGCCCGGCCGCGCCGCCGAGATCGTCGCGGGCGCCCGGGCGCTCGGCGTGAACCTGCGCTTCGCCGACGACGACCACGTGGGCATCTCCTGCGACGAGACCACCACCCGCGAGCACCTCGCGCTGGTGTGGCAGGCCTTCGGCGTCACCGGTGACGTGGACGCCCTGGACGCCGCCACCGCCGACGCGCTGCCCGCCGGGCTCGCCCGCACCTCCGAGTACCTGACCCACCCGGTCTTCCACGCCCACCGCTCCGAGACCGCGCTGCTGCGCTACCTGCGGTCGCTCTCGGACAAGGACGTGGCGCTGGACCGCTCGATGATCCCGCTGGGCTCCTGCACCATGAAGCTCAACGCGACCGCCGAGATGGAGTCCATCACCTGGCCGGAGTTCGCGACGCTGCACCCGTTCGCCCCGGCCGCCGACGCCGCCGGGCTGCTGTCGCTGGTGGAGGACCTGCAGCGCTGGCTGGCCGAGGTCACCGGCTACGACGCGGTGTCCCTGCAGCCCAACGCGGGCAGCCAGGGCGAGTTCGCCGGTCTGCTGGCCATCCGCGCCTACCACCGCAGCCGCGGCCAGGAGGCCCGCGACGTCTGCCTGATCCCGTCCTCCGCGCACGGCACCAACGCCGCCAGCGCGGTCATGGCCGGCATGCGCGTGATCGTGGTGCGCTGTGACGACAAGGGCAACATCGACCTCGGGCACCTGCGTGAGACCGTCGAGGCGCACAAGGACGACCTCGCCGCCATCATGATCACCTACCCGTCCACGCACGGCGTGTACGAGGAGACGGTGGCCGAGGTGTGCGGGCTGGTGCACGACGCGGGCGGCCAGGTCTACGTGGACGGCGCGAACCTCAACGCGCTGGTCGGCCTCGCCCGGCCGGGCAAGTTCGGCAGCGACGTCTCGCACCTGAACCTGCACAAGACCTTCTGCATCCCGCACGGCGGTGGCGGCCCGGGCGTCGGCCCGATCGGCGTGCGCGAGCACCTGGCGCCGTTCCTGCCCAACCACCCGCTCCAGCCCACCGCGGGCCCGGCCACCGGCGTCGGCCCGATCTCGGCGGCGCCGTGGGGCAGCGCGTCCATCCTGCCGATCTCCTGGGCGTACGTGCGGATGATGGGCCCGGACGGCCTGCGCCGCGCCACCCTCACCGCGGTGGCCGCCGCCAACTACGTGGCGCGCCGCCTGGACGAGCACTTCCCGGTGCTCTACACCGGCGAGGGCGGGTTCGTGGCCCACGAGTGCATCCTGGACCTGCGGCCGATCACCAAGGCCACCGGTGTCACGGTGGACGACGTGGCCAAGCGCCTGGCCGACTACGGCATCCACGCCCCGACCATGTCCTTCCCGGTGGCGGGCACCCTCATGGTGGAGCCCACCGAGAGCGAGGACCTGGCCGAGATCGAGCGCTTCGTCGAGGCCATGATCGCCATCCGCGGGGAGATCGACAAGGTCGGCACGGGCGAGTGGCCGGTGGAGGACAACCCGCTGCGCAACGCCCCGCACACCGCGGAGTGCCTGACCGGCGACTGGGACCACCCCTACACCCGGGCGGAGGCGGCCTTCCCGGTCCAGTCCGACCGGCCGAAGATCTGGCCCCCGGTCCGCCGCATCGACGGTGCGAAGGGCGACCGCAACCTGGTCTGCTCCTGCCCGCCGATCAGCGCCTTCGAGAGCTGA
- a CDS encoding chemotaxis protein CheB produces MLSGAWDDGTPGLARGGVAAVQDPEEALHASMPRSALAHNDIQHVHPVAELAKLIAELAVEEIAGTGPLLTEGTAMAAAEPLTTDELGLPPSGFACPDCHRVLFELCRVGPRAGSTARWGAPGPRSHGWPSRTSSWRTRCGWRCGRWRRRPR; encoded by the coding sequence GTGCTCTCCGGCGCCTGGGACGACGGCACCCCGGGCCTGGCCCGGGGCGGGGTGGCCGCGGTGCAGGACCCCGAGGAGGCGCTGCACGCCTCGATGCCGCGCAGTGCCCTGGCACACAACGACATCCAGCACGTGCACCCGGTCGCCGAGCTCGCCAAGCTGATCGCCGAGCTCGCCGTGGAGGAGATCGCCGGGACCGGCCCGCTGCTGACCGAGGGGACGGCGATGGCCGCCGCCGAACCGCTGACCACCGACGAGTTGGGCCTGCCGCCCTCGGGTTTCGCCTGCCCGGACTGCCACAGGGTGCTCTTCGAGCTGTGCCGGGTGGGCCCACGCGCCGGTTCCACCGCCAGGTGGGGCGCGCCTGGTCCCCGGAGTCACGGCTGGCCGAGCAGGACGAGCAGCTGGAGAACGCGCTGTGGGTGGCGTTGTGGGCGCTGGCGGAGAAGGCCGCGTTGA
- a CDS encoding CDP-alcohol phosphatidyltransferase family protein has translation MWHPERRTRRVAGGAVPDSRTTADHGSRDADLPNRVWTVPNILSFLRLAGVPLFLWLLLGPEEDLLAFAVLVFAGLSDWLDGKLARWLNQSSRLGALLDPAADRLYILATLLAFLVRDFVPWWVVAVLVGREVVLGVAVLVLRRLGYGPFDVHYIGKAATFCLMYAFPLLLLTDGHYTGAVWFRPLAYAFTIWGGAMYVWAAVLYLIQLGGALRVGAPGRPARASGV, from the coding sequence ATGTGGCACCCTGAGCGCCGGACCAGACGGGTGGCAGGAGGGGCAGTGCCGGACAGCAGGACAACCGCCGACCACGGCTCCCGGGACGCGGACCTCCCCAACCGCGTCTGGACCGTCCCGAACATCCTGAGCTTCCTCCGCCTCGCCGGGGTGCCGCTGTTCCTGTGGCTCCTGCTCGGCCCGGAGGAGGACCTCCTCGCCTTCGCCGTCCTCGTCTTCGCCGGTCTGTCCGACTGGCTCGACGGCAAGCTGGCCCGCTGGCTCAACCAGTCCAGCCGCCTGGGCGCGCTCCTGGACCCCGCCGCCGACCGGCTCTACATCCTGGCCACGCTGCTGGCCTTCCTCGTGCGCGACTTCGTGCCGTGGTGGGTGGTCGCCGTGCTGGTCGGTCGCGAGGTCGTGCTCGGCGTGGCCGTGCTGGTGCTGCGCCGCCTCGGCTACGGCCCCTTCGACGTGCACTACATCGGCAAGGCCGCCACCTTCTGCCTGATGTACGCCTTCCCGCTGCTGCTGCTCACCGACGGCCACTACACCGGCGCGGTGTGGTTCCGCCCGCTGGCCTACGCCTTCACCATCTGGGGCGGCGCCATGTACGTGTGGGCGGCCGTGCTCTACCTCATCCAGCTGGGCGGGGCGCTGCGCGTGGGCGCACCCGGGAGACCTGCCCGGGCCAGCGGTGTCTGA
- a CDS encoding MerR family transcriptional regulator yields MVEEAPSLHGAPEQGALFPDMSLPDELVGYRGPAACQIAGITYRQLDYWARTGLVAPTIRSAHGSGSQRLYSFKDILVLKVVKRLLDTGVSLQNIRVAVDHLRRRGVRDLARITLFSDGTTVYECTSPEEVVDLLQGGQGVFGIAVSGAMREISGTIHEFPAERADGVELLPGAEDELARKRRDRQTG; encoded by the coding sequence GTGGTCGAGGAAGCGCCCAGTCTTCATGGCGCGCCCGAGCAGGGTGCCTTGTTCCCGGACATGTCGCTGCCGGACGAGCTGGTCGGCTACCGGGGCCCGGCGGCCTGCCAGATCGCGGGCATCACCTACCGCCAGCTCGACTACTGGGCCCGCACCGGCCTGGTCGCGCCGACCATAAGGAGCGCCCACGGCTCCGGCAGCCAGCGCCTGTACTCCTTCAAGGACATCCTGGTCCTCAAGGTCGTCAAGCGCCTGCTGGACACCGGGGTCTCCCTGCAGAACATCCGGGTGGCGGTGGACCACCTGCGCCGCCGGGGCGTCCGCGACCTGGCCCGCATCACGCTCTTCAGCGACGGCACCACGGTCTACGAGTGCACCTCCCCGGAGGAGGTCGTCGACCTGTTGCAGGGCGGCCAGGGCGTGTTCGGCATCGCGGTGAGCGGCGCGATGCGCGAGATCAGCGGCACCATCCACGAGTTCCCGGCCGAACGCGCCGACGGCGTCGAACTCCTTCCGGGCGCGGAGGACGAGCTGGCGCGCAAGCGCCGCGACCGCCAGACCGGCTGA
- a CDS encoding bifunctional nuclease family protein, whose translation MSEMRVVGVRVELPANQPILLLRETEGDRYLPIWIGSVEATAIALEQQGVRPSRPLTHDLLKDVIGALGRQLEQVRITDLQEGTFFAELVFDGDVRVSARPSDSVALALRVGVPIHAEESVLAEAGLVIPDEQEDEVEKFREFLDSVSPEDFRGADT comes from the coding sequence ATGAGCGAGATGCGCGTCGTCGGTGTGCGGGTGGAGCTGCCCGCGAACCAGCCGATCCTGCTGCTGCGTGAAACCGAAGGTGACCGTTATCTGCCGATCTGGATCGGCTCGGTGGAGGCGACCGCGATCGCGCTCGAGCAGCAGGGGGTCCGGCCGTCCCGGCCACTCACCCACGACCTGCTCAAGGACGTGATCGGGGCACTGGGGCGGCAGCTCGAACAAGTCCGGATCACCGACCTGCAGGAGGGCACGTTCTTCGCGGAGCTGGTCTTCGACGGGGACGTGCGGGTCTCGGCGCGGCCGAGCGACTCGGTGGCGCTCGCGCTGCGGGTCGGCGTGCCGATCCACGCCGAGGAGTCCGTGCTCGCCGAGGCGGGCCTGGTCATCCCGGACGAGCAGGAGGACGAGGTGGAGAAGTTCCGCGAGTTCCTGGACTCGGTCTCACCCGAGGACTTCCGTGGAGCGGACACCTAA
- a CDS encoding DUF6319 family protein: MPQALSEPDLEFVRGELTEGRLPIVWFTSSAVGVEEGRSGKVLALGDESEGDFIQVRPTGSMDVLSFSPSEITITKPSRKRAASPTEEVPVTTAEAESTNSAPATPASAEPSAQPATPADTAPTTPAATEAPAAPAEKPAEKPKPAKPAAKKPAATGAAELTVTLTATADGEWSVEVVSGKKKVKPAAVAAANVANLAKELPEEAAEAVQAVIDAARERHRQRVEQLQAELEAAKQALEELAG, encoded by the coding sequence ATGCCGCAGGCATTGTCGGAACCGGATCTGGAATTCGTCCGCGGTGAGCTCACCGAGGGACGGCTTCCGATCGTGTGGTTCACCTCCTCGGCCGTCGGTGTCGAGGAAGGTCGTTCCGGCAAGGTGCTGGCCCTGGGGGATGAGTCCGAAGGCGACTTCATCCAGGTCCGGCCGACCGGGTCGATGGACGTGCTGTCCTTCTCACCGAGCGAGATCACCATCACCAAGCCGTCCCGCAAGCGGGCGGCGTCCCCAACCGAGGAGGTTCCCGTGACCACGGCCGAGGCCGAGTCCACCAACTCCGCGCCCGCGACCCCCGCGTCCGCCGAGCCGTCGGCCCAGCCCGCCACCCCGGCGGACACCGCGCCGACCACCCCCGCCGCCACCGAGGCTCCGGCCGCCCCGGCCGAGAAGCCCGCGGAGAAGCCGAAGCCCGCCAAGCCCGCGGCCAAGAAGCCCGCGGCCACCGGCGCGGCCGAGCTGACCGTCACCCTCACCGCCACCGCCGACGGCGAGTGGAGCGTCGAGGTGGTCAGCGGCAAGAAGAAGGTCAAGCCCGCCGCCGTCGCCGCGGCCAACGTGGCCAACCTGGCCAAGGAGCTCCCGGAGGAGGCGGCCGAGGCCGTCCAGGCCGTGATCGACGCGGCCCGGGAGCGCCACCGCCAGCGCGTCGAGCAGCTGCAGGCGGAGCTCGAGGCCGCCAAGCAGGCGCTCGAGGAGCTCGCGGGCTGA
- the garA gene encoding glycogen accumulation regulator GarA, with product MSTNDGPGVPPERPAESTSVFRADFLAEVEGTESAAPEPAVSGVDALPAGSALLVVKRGPNAGSRFLLDQDTTSAGRHPDSDIFLDDVTVSRRHAEFRREGSDFVVVDVGSLNGTYVNRAPVDTAVLANGDEVQIGKFRLVFLTGPASS from the coding sequence GTGAGCACGAACGACGGGCCCGGCGTTCCGCCGGAGCGTCCGGCAGAGTCCACTTCGGTCTTCCGGGCCGACTTCCTCGCCGAGGTAGAGGGCACCGAGTCCGCCGCGCCCGAGCCCGCGGTCTCCGGCGTCGACGCGCTGCCCGCGGGGTCCGCCCTGCTGGTGGTCAAGCGCGGCCCGAACGCCGGTTCGCGGTTCCTGCTCGACCAGGACACCACGAGCGCGGGCAGGCACCCGGACAGCGACATCTTCCTCGACGACGTCACGGTCTCCCGGCGGCACGCGGAGTTCCGCCGCGAGGGCTCGGACTTCGTGGTCGTCGACGTCGGCAGCCTCAACGGCACCTACGTCAACCGCGCCCCGGTCGACACCGCGGTGCTGGCCAACGGCGACGAGGTCCAGATCGGCAAGTTCCGGCTGGTCTTCCTCACCGGTCCCGCCTCTTCGTGA
- a CDS encoding STAS domain-containing protein, with protein MRAELSCTPEDLGGATLLRVDGVLTVASASILRSAAAKCLAEQPTGLVLELSGLVLDDRVALMVLAAVRRRAMEWPGVPVGVCSVSGTVREAMWRIGLSRRLPVFDSPAAARRALAGEPRPERLSEWFTPSASACSRARHLVIEACRRWDVPQLAERGAAVVDELVTNAVTHAGTPLQLTATVRGAYLCLSVRDGSRTAPRAVRRVSRRGRRGLVLVAEYATAWGHLSAADGKVVWATLRTRHSGGDANTP; from the coding sequence ATGCGAGCTGAGCTGAGCTGCACACCCGAGGACCTGGGCGGAGCGACCCTGTTGCGGGTGGACGGCGTGCTCACCGTGGCCAGTGCGAGCATCCTGCGCTCGGCGGCGGCCAAGTGCCTGGCCGAGCAGCCGACGGGGCTGGTGCTGGAGCTGTCCGGGCTGGTCCTGGACGACAGGGTCGCGCTGATGGTGCTGGCCGCGGTGCGCCGCCGGGCGATGGAGTGGCCGGGGGTGCCGGTGGGGGTCTGCTCGGTGTCCGGGACCGTGCGGGAAGCCATGTGGCGTATCGGGCTCTCGCGGCGCCTGCCCGTGTTCGACAGCCCGGCCGCCGCGAGGCGGGCGCTGGCGGGCGAGCCCCGGCCGGAACGGCTGTCCGAGTGGTTCACCCCGTCCGCCTCGGCCTGCTCCCGGGCCCGGCACCTGGTCATCGAGGCCTGCCGCCGGTGGGACGTGCCGCAGCTGGCCGAACGTGGCGCGGCCGTGGTGGACGAGCTGGTCACCAACGCGGTGACCCACGCGGGCACCCCGTTGCAGCTGACGGCCACGGTCCGGGGCGCCTACCTGTGCCTGTCCGTGCGGGACGGCAGCCGCACCGCTCCCAGGGCCGTGCGGCGCGTCTCCAGGCGTGGCCGGCGCGGCCTGGTGCTGGTCGCCGAGTACGCCACAGCGTGGGGGCACCTGTCCGCCGCCGACGGGAAGGTCGTGTGGGCTACGCTGCGCACACGGCATTCGGGCGGCGACGCGAACACGCCGTGA
- a CDS encoding DUF881 domain-containing protein: protein MGEEQRELPRRPVAKHRLARIRDNRWLTGSTMVVLCVVLGVALVAQVRRTQTGEGLSQARPQDLVVLLDGLQEREAVLRKEIAESEATLRRLQDSGDDSAAALEEARRRATALAVLTGTVPVSGPGLRVEIADGGAKLGPDVLLDVLQELRNAGAEAMQAGPVRVGVDTALTGSNGLIRVDGTTLTQPYVITAIGDPPTLAAALNIPGGVVDTVERNGGLARIQQQERVEITALRAERKQKYARPAG from the coding sequence GTGGGCGAGGAACAGCGCGAGTTACCCAGACGGCCCGTCGCCAAGCACCGGCTGGCCCGCATCCGCGACAACCGCTGGCTGACCGGCTCCACCATGGTGGTGCTGTGCGTGGTGCTCGGCGTGGCCCTGGTGGCCCAGGTCCGGCGCACCCAGACCGGTGAGGGCCTGTCCCAGGCGCGCCCGCAGGACCTGGTCGTGCTGCTGGACGGCCTCCAGGAGCGCGAGGCGGTGCTCCGCAAGGAGATCGCCGAGTCCGAGGCCACGCTGCGCCGTCTGCAGGACAGCGGCGACGACTCGGCCGCCGCCCTGGAGGAGGCCCGCCGCCGGGCCACCGCGCTGGCGGTGCTGACCGGTACGGTGCCGGTGTCCGGGCCCGGGCTGCGGGTGGAGATCGCCGACGGCGGGGCCAAGCTCGGTCCGGACGTGCTGCTGGACGTGCTCCAGGAGCTGCGCAACGCCGGTGCCGAGGCCATGCAGGCCGGACCGGTGCGGGTGGGCGTGGACACGGCCCTGACCGGCTCGAACGGGCTCATCCGCGTGGACGGCACCACCCTGACCCAGCCCTACGTGATCACGGCGATCGGGGACCCCCCTACGCTTGCCGCGGCACTGAACATCCCCGGCGGGGTGGTGGACACAGTGGAACGCAACGGCGGCCTGGCGCGCATCCAACAGCAGGAGCGCGTCGAGATCACCGCGTTGCGGGCGGAACGCAAGCAGAAATACGCTCGACCAGCCGGTTGA
- a CDS encoding small basic family protein, producing the protein MIALFALALGVLLGLWLDPTVPEWAQPYLPIAVVAALDALFGGIRARLDGKFDAKVFVVSFVSNVVIAALIVLLGDELGVGAQLSTAVVVVFGIRIFGNAAAIRRHLFKA; encoded by the coding sequence GTGATCGCCCTGTTCGCCCTCGCGCTGGGGGTCCTGCTCGGCCTGTGGCTGGACCCCACGGTGCCGGAGTGGGCCCAGCCCTACCTGCCGATCGCGGTGGTCGCCGCGCTGGACGCCCTCTTCGGCGGCATCCGCGCCCGGCTGGACGGCAAGTTCGACGCGAAGGTCTTCGTGGTCTCCTTCGTCTCCAACGTCGTCATCGCCGCCCTGATCGTGCTGCTCGGCGACGAGCTGGGCGTCGGCGCGCAGCTGTCCACCGCCGTGGTGGTGGTCTTCGGCATCCGCATCTTCGGCAACGCCGCCGCGATCCGGCGGCACCTGTTCAAGGCGTAG
- the gcvH gene encoding glycine cleavage system protein GcvH gives MLVGASHRHGRRHSVSSIPEELKYTDEHEWVLVKDGGVVRVGITDYAQGQLGDVVFVQPPTVGDRVTAGKEVGEVESTKSVSDIFAPLSGEITAVNESVVTDPDLINSDPYGDGWLFELTLDDPGSAEELLSPTAYAEKTNEG, from the coding sequence ATGTTGGTCGGCGCGTCGCACCGGCACGGGAGGAGACACTCGGTGAGCAGCATCCCCGAGGAACTGAAGTACACCGATGAGCACGAGTGGGTGCTGGTCAAGGACGGCGGCGTGGTGCGCGTCGGCATCACCGACTACGCGCAGGGGCAGCTCGGCGACGTGGTGTTCGTCCAGCCCCCCACCGTCGGTGACAGGGTCACCGCGGGCAAGGAGGTCGGCGAGGTCGAGTCCACCAAGAGCGTCTCGGACATCTTCGCCCCGCTCTCCGGCGAGATCACCGCGGTGAACGAGTCCGTGGTCACCGACCCGGACCTGATCAACAGCGACCCGTACGGCGACGGCTGGCTCTTCGAGCTCACCCTGGACGACCCGGGCTCGGCCGAGGAGCTGCTGTCCCCGACCGCCTACGCCGAAAAGACCAACGAAGGCTGA
- the ftsR gene encoding transcriptional regulator FtsR — protein MTAAGRPQQSGLTIGTVLAQLRAEFPEVTISKIRFLESEGLVRPARTPSGYRQFSPVDVERLRFVLAAQRDHYLPLKVIKEQLEALGRGQAPTVPAPPPPRTLVPVDGLPTAEAFERGTEVRLTREELLERTGIDAATLVELERYGLVRAGHAGFYDADMAALARTVRAMTEFGIEPRHLRAFRSSADREVGLVEQIAAPLARQRDRDARARADEVVRELAALSVTLHTLLVKIGLRGVTGG, from the coding sequence GTGACGGCTGCCGGGCGGCCCCAGCAGAGTGGCCTCACCATCGGCACGGTGCTCGCGCAACTGCGCGCCGAGTTCCCCGAGGTGACCATCTCCAAGATCCGGTTCCTGGAGTCGGAGGGCTTGGTCCGCCCGGCGCGCACCCCGTCGGGGTACCGCCAGTTCTCCCCGGTCGACGTCGAGCGCCTGCGGTTCGTGCTGGCCGCCCAGCGCGACCACTACCTGCCGCTCAAGGTCATCAAGGAGCAGCTGGAGGCCCTCGGGCGGGGGCAGGCCCCGACCGTGCCTGCCCCGCCCCCGCCGCGCACCCTGGTGCCGGTGGACGGCCTGCCGACGGCCGAGGCCTTCGAGCGGGGCACCGAGGTCCGGCTCACCCGCGAGGAGCTGCTGGAACGCACCGGCATCGACGCGGCCACCCTGGTCGAGCTGGAGCGCTACGGCCTGGTCCGCGCCGGGCACGCGGGTTTCTACGACGCCGACATGGCGGCGCTGGCCCGCACCGTCCGGGCGATGACCGAGTTCGGCATCGAACCCAGGCATCTCCGCGCGTTTCGCTCCTCCGCCGACCGGGAAGTGGGACTGGTGGAGCAGATCGCCGCCCCGCTGGCGCGTCAGCGGGACCGGGACGCCCGTGCGCGGGCGGACGAGGTGGTCCGCGAGCTGGCCGCGCTGTCCGTGACGCTGCACACGTTGCTGGTCAAGATCGGGTTGCGCGGGGTGACCGGCGGGTGA